A region of Rhodanobacteraceae bacterium DNA encodes the following proteins:
- a CDS encoding carboxylesterase family protein, protein MRRLLFAALLLISLPLRAEVEAGLWYDRYRNGHGLDLHRAGPLLFGTFYTFTSTGASEWLWLQSEDLDAPSSALTRFRQVPGGVAGSPAGQISLTPTSSCADGLPREGAPSLLRMDFNIGNYAASWCLEPLLPPDRPAMDVLSGVWYAADDSGWGIATHAFHGANGVTTQFRLLYAYDGDGNPRWSFAIDNGDALTQQQTWYLAFVECTGCPISPPLTHAIGTSTLTLTEPLATADGLRNRIDVSVQFESSAPFQRERTLSLLSDPLRVRAGAATREGPVAGAILADGIEVFRNIPYAQPPTGALRWRAPQTPAPRSELRSAQSFGLACPQRNLAQENQSEDCLQLNVWRPPAPGPHPVMVWIHGGGFIEGSAVQQYEGRTLYDGAVLAARNTVFVSLNYRLGALGFMAQRDLLGESPDQPQSGNYGLLDQIAALQWVHDNIAAFGGDPDRVTLFGESAGGISTCALLAAPAARGLFHRAIIQSGICDWQLRTLEQGLQQGDLTVTAVGCEAAADRASCLRGLAASDLVFGEAWGPLQDGFVLTQSPGRALAEGTAAQLPLLIGVTDDESSSLVPSAQQPTTATEYQTTVQTLFPTISAQVLQQYPLANYPSPERAWLDLLDDRWFTCTARRAAADHAANGNAVYHYVLSEILPDMPTLESFHGLDVLLLFAARNDPGGSEFRAGERLRGAWVDFAYGREPGLSERLLWPPYQSGSRQSLEINGGNSNLIDDYHGAACQFWAQFGTL, encoded by the coding sequence ATGCGCCGATTGCTGTTCGCTGCCCTGTTGCTGATCTCCTTGCCGCTCCGGGCCGAGGTCGAGGCCGGCCTCTGGTATGACCGCTACCGCAACGGGCATGGCCTGGACCTGCACCGCGCCGGGCCCTTGCTGTTCGGCACTTTCTATACCTTCACCAGCACTGGTGCGTCCGAGTGGCTGTGGCTGCAGTCGGAGGATCTGGACGCGCCCAGCAGTGCGCTGACGCGCTTCCGGCAGGTGCCGGGCGGCGTCGCCGGCAGTCCGGCCGGCCAGATCTCGCTGACACCCACCAGCAGCTGCGCCGATGGTTTGCCACGCGAAGGCGCGCCGAGCTTGCTGCGCATGGATTTCAATATCGGCAACTATGCCGCGTCCTGGTGTCTGGAGCCCTTGTTGCCGCCTGATCGGCCGGCAATGGATGTGCTATCCGGGGTCTGGTACGCAGCCGATGATTCCGGCTGGGGCATCGCCACCCACGCCTTCCATGGCGCCAATGGTGTGACCACCCAGTTTCGGCTGCTCTACGCCTACGATGGTGACGGCAATCCGCGCTGGAGCTTTGCCATCGACAACGGCGACGCGCTGACCCAGCAGCAGACCTGGTATCTGGCCTTTGTCGAGTGCACCGGTTGCCCGATCTCGCCGCCGCTGACACACGCGATCGGAACGTCCACCCTGACGCTCACCGAGCCGCTGGCGACGGCCGATGGCCTGCGCAATCGCATCGATGTGTCGGTGCAGTTTGAAAGCTCGGCGCCGTTTCAGCGAGAGCGAACGCTGTCCTTGCTGTCGGATCCGCTGCGCGTGCGCGCGGGTGCTGCGACACGGGAGGGACCGGTGGCGGGCGCAATTCTGGCCGACGGCATCGAGGTCTTCCGCAACATTCCCTATGCCCAGCCGCCGACCGGCGCACTGCGCTGGCGTGCACCGCAAACGCCAGCGCCGCGCAGTGAGCTGCGCTCAGCCCAGTCTTTCGGCCTGGCCTGCCCGCAGCGCAATCTGGCGCAGGAAAATCAGAGCGAAGACTGCCTGCAGCTCAATGTCTGGCGGCCGCCGGCACCCGGTCCGCATCCGGTCATGGTCTGGATCCACGGCGGCGGCTTCATCGAAGGCTCGGCCGTGCAGCAGTACGAGGGCAGGACGCTATATGACGGTGCCGTGCTGGCGGCGAGGAATACTGTCTTCGTCAGTCTCAACTACCGATTGGGTGCGCTGGGCTTCATGGCCCAGCGTGATCTGCTCGGCGAATCCCCGGATCAGCCGCAGAGCGGAAATTACGGGCTGCTGGATCAGATCGCGGCGCTGCAATGGGTGCATGACAACATCGCCGCCTTCGGTGGCGATCCGGATCGCGTGACGCTGTTTGGCGAATCGGCTGGGGGCATCAGTACCTGTGCGCTGCTGGCGGCGCCGGCTGCTCGCGGATTGTTCCATCGCGCCATCATTCAGAGCGGGATCTGCGACTGGCAGCTGCGCACCCTGGAGCAGGGCCTGCAGCAGGGTGATCTGACCGTCACCGCCGTCGGCTGCGAAGCGGCAGCCGATCGCGCGAGCTGCCTGCGCGGGCTTGCCGCCAGCGATCTGGTCTTCGGCGAGGCCTGGGGACCGCTGCAGGACGGTTTCGTACTGACTCAGTCGCCCGGACGCGCACTCGCAGAAGGCACGGCGGCTCAGCTGCCACTGCTGATCGGAGTCACCGACGATGAAAGTAGCTCACTGGTGCCGAGTGCTCAGCAGCCGACCACTGCAACCGAGTATCAAACCACCGTCCAGACTCTGTTTCCGACCATCAGTGCCCAGGTGCTGCAGCAGTATCCGCTGGCCAACTATCCAAGCCCCGAGCGCGCCTGGCTGGATCTGCTCGACGACCGCTGGTTCACCTGCACGGCACGCCGCGCTGCGGCCGATCATGCGGCGAACGGCAATGCCGTCTATCACTATGTGCTGAGCGAGATCCTGCCGGACATGCCCACGCTGGAATCCTTCCATGGCCTGGATGTGCTGCTGCTCTTCGCCGCGCGCAATGATCCCGGCGGTTCGGAATTCCGCGCCGGCGAGCGCCTGCGCGGTGCCTGGGTCGATTTCGCCTATGGCCGCGAGCCTGGCCTCAGTGAACGCCTGCTGTGGCCGCCCTACCAGTCCGGCAGTCGCCAGTCGCTGGAGATCAATGGCGGCAACAGCAACCTCATCGACGACTACCACGGTGCTGCCTGCCAGTTCTGGGCGCAGTTCGGGACCCTGTGA